The nucleotide window ACAGTACTTGATCTGTTAAAAGGAATGAATGGATCTATCAGCATAAATTCCAATCGCAATAAAAGCATCAAGATCAACATATTAGTCTGGAAACAATTCAAAAAAGCTTGAAAGACTTGCATAAAACTATTCATTTAAGTTGAGAAATTAATAACAggccattaatcttgagcagtTAAAATTAACAAGATActcacaaaacaacaaaattaagccaagaaaataagaaagatacgAGGAGGAAGGTAATTAGTAATCATAATGCATGCATGTTTATTATGACAGATTCAcgacaagaaaacaaagagaggTTGCTGATCAATGTAAGAAATAATACAAACTTCAAAACTAAAGAAAGGAGATAAGAGCACCTTGATCATAGCGAATTGAAGCTGGAGTAATCAAGCTGATGCTATCCATCCAACTGGAATATATCTCGTTGATCTATTACACCAGAAGTATGACATCTTCACTAGCAGCCCCGAAGGGTGATAGTTATGAACAGGAACCCAAGCTCCTCTTCGTTTCCTAACATCCAGATCATGGGTGATAAACAGACATCTATTTGACCATAAGTGAATCGGCGGATCATAACGTTTTTCAGCTGTTCGGCCAGATAGCAATTCGGTTggatgaacattgataaaacAGTATTAGTTTCTCTGATACGAGGAAGTCATGAGAAGATGGAGAAGGCCATCTTGATCTTGTACATACCTCAGTGAGAGGCTTGGATCAGACGATAGTTCCCGAGAGAGGCCGGGTAGTGATAGGCATTTTTCAAGAACATCCTCGTTCTCTATATCCACTAGTGAAAGCACGCCATCGAAATTTACATAGAATCCTCCATCCATACTTAAAATGTCACTGGGTGGTTTTCCTAACCAAACAGAGCCCCAGACCCTTTCTTGAACAGGCTTGATAAACCTCATACGAGAAGAAATGTCACCATTGACATCACGACTGCAATAAACCACAACCAAATTGTGGTTCTTGAGTTGAATAGAACTCGGCTGCTGAGACACTAAGATACGGCCGGCTACACATCCTTGAGGTTGATGGCCAAGAGGAGGGAGAGTGATCAAAGACTCCTTACGAGCAAAAGGGTCGAGGAGCGAAACATGTAAATTTCCGTCCAAATACCTGCCAAGAAACAACCAACCGTGCGAAGAACCCATGTAATGGGAACCTTGTACTGCTCGGAAAACAGAGGGCGAAACGGGTTTTACTATTTTGCATACAATATCAAAGAACGCTAAAGCATTTATCGTATTGTCATTCTCAGCGAAATTCATCAGAATAAGTTGCGGGGCACGCTCTTCTGTTCTTTCTCTCCAACCCTTGCAAACGGCTCGAAAACGATCGTATTCATCCCCTTTCAAGTAAAAGGTAAGCTCAGAGATCATGTCTGCTGGGAGGTCCGCCCAATTCGCCATCTTGCTTCTCGTTCTCTTCTCCCAAATATCTCGGAATGTGGGTTTTCTCACGAACAAGACTAGCTAGAGAGATCTAGGTGACTTTTTGATTAATGAAAAGTGAAGGATCTTGGTTCTTGCGAAGGTATTACCATACATGCATTAATGCATGCTTTGCgagagagagatatatatatatatatagttagatATGTGTATGACTTAATAATTACTAAGTCTTGGAATTAATAGTCTGTTTATTTGATTGTATCCGTTATAACAGATAAGATATTATATTCAGAATTGAGTTTAAGCTGACGTTGTTGTATGagtttcaaataatatttagtttattataatataaataattctatACGTATTCAAgttaatatatacttaaaaaaaaaaactcaaattctatactcaaaaaaatgtaaaattacgTGAATACTCCCTTTTTTTTAGTTCAAAACatcaatataattattatattatataattattatattaggttttttttctaACCGTCAATTTGCCACCATGCCACATATATtacttgatgagtgtacaatacaTGTTTcaatatttcatatcattttgtacactctcATATgtcatgtattagagtagtatagcGGAATTTGAGACTAAACActgtgtgttttgtattttcaaacTGCAGGCAATGCTttaagatgagagagagccgaGACGGCGGCATGTCAAAGGATGTGGCTCAGCCGATTACTTGGAGATTTAAGGGGCACCATACCTTGTGGAGTCAAACTACTGGTAGATAATAAATCGGCAATCGAATTATGCAAAAACCTAGTGCATCACGACCACAGCAAACATATTGATACGAGATTTCACTTCATTCGTGAATGTGTCAAAGACAGCAAGGTAGCCGTATCACATGTTAGCACCAACGAATAGCTTGCTGACATTCTAACAAAGGCTCTCGGACTCACCAAGTTTATTGAAATATGACAGAAGCCGGGCATGGTTGAGGTGAAATCAAGGTACTATGATAATTGTACGTCTACATGCTTTAACTTGTgctattataaattaaatatttctttatagCATGTTTTACAAAGAGTAAGGATTATATGCAtgaattcaatttttaataaatttaaaaatatataatttgatagatgatattaaaatttaactttccttttaattttaagtctcatttttatttgtaactTTTCAATTGAATCATACTGTTTCGCTATATTTAAAATGTGCTTGAAAATTAAGAAGACAACCTTATGCATGCATTTGTGTGTAATATATAGCATacttacatatatgtatgtatatatatatatatatgtgcgtaTTGTACTCCATTAGTTTTGAAGCCATTTCAATGCAAATGTTACATCAACTAAGATGAGTGACTGATTCTTtaattcatcaatttttttttttgccatctGCTTTTTGATTTGTatgtgaattattttatttttttagggacTTTGATTCCAAAAATGTTGGATACTAATTCAGCTAACCGCGGATGAAAATCTACAAATATCCCAAAATAAATAGCTTCATTTGtatctataaaaataaagctacttttttttttagaaaaaaaataagtagctttatttatttgtatagaaaaataaagtagcttcatatatatatatatatatatatatatatatatattatacatgttttttttagtatttttatttttttaaaacatgtgCTAAAATTTTAATGTCAGATTTTGAAGAGAGTGCCTTAGAGGTTATCATAAAAAATCAGTCCTTTTTTTTAACttggaaatttttaaaacttttatctttttaaaacattgttaatatttaaaaatataatgaaaggaagctaaattatttaaacacaGATCCAAAGGATTAACCTATAAATATATCTTCTTTAATTTAGTCCATGCTTCTTTAGCTGTTCCAATGGATGTCACAGTATAACCAACATGCACAACTGATTGCCAACCACCAAATGATCTATTGGTATTCAGGTCGCTGATAGAATttttcaccgagtggtgagagtttaaTTCTCGCCTGAGAACATATTTCTGAGAGATGTGAGTGGTAGTTGTGTATGGGTGGTCTCGACACCCGTGTGTACGCGGGCCCCATTCCTACTTGCTCCCCACCGAGACTTGTGCACACTTTTAATTGACTAGCAGGGCTTTCGGATTATCTGtttttcttgtaaaaaaaaacttgcacaACGGATTGATTCAAAGATCGTAATTTTCAGAAACTGCTCCTTGAACTTTATgtaaatgtgtatatatatattttttgtttcagGGACTTGTAGGCAAAATCAGTCTGCCACTCCAATTAGAGCTGGATTAAAAATGTTTTGCCCGCATGtttcatttatgtttttgttttaatttgcaaaaattctaaTGGGGATTTTATGAATATCAtcaatttgatttataaattatttttaaatttaaaacgtATATACTCTTGAAAATTTTACAATGTACACGCAGGAACATAACTTTTTGAAAGTATTATCCTCAACTGATAAAATtgcttataatattaatataaaataatcaaactcaaaataTTAGAGCTTAAAACAGTACATGGTTCAAATTTCCGTAATATAATACTCTTAGAGATGAAAAAACTGACATGGTGCCCTTTCGCGTGACGTGGTGTGCGCTGTTTGAGCTGGCGAGCTTTACTTGGCATGGCGTGTCCAATGTGTTAGGAGCAGTTTGACTCACTCCCTTCGGCAGCCACGTAAGCAAAGGGGGCAGAAAAAGACCGAATAATCTGCCGgtgttataaaattaaaaatgaccaAATTGCTTCAAATTAAACCTGGGTGTTCAATTTACAAAAACATGAAAGATAGATTacctttcaaaaaatttaacctGATGCAAACGAGTGCATATTTAGGAATTCATGTTCCTATTGGACAAGTCATGAAAGACACCATGTTTCCATTTACAGAATAACCATGCATTGAGCTCTATttatctccatatatatataatatcaaatgtttattttattttccacttTAAGTCCCCAATGCAGCCACTTCGACCATACATGCATGGGTTAGtgcatataatatttaatatatcttctttaattatgtcTTAATGTTACTAATCACTAAGTGGTCTATTGGTAATTGAGTCCCcattaaaatcttttataaatgaTGAGAGTTCGAATTATGGGTGAGGATATATTTCTGAGAGTGTAAGTAATGGTTGTGTGCAGGTGGTCTCAGCGTCCATGTGTGTGCTGGCTCTACCTCATTTACTCCGTCGAGATTTATGCACGCCCCTGCCTTTCTTAGCTGTTTCTGAAcgtgttaaaaataaaaatatattgcaaCGCTTTTCTGGGAATATATTTGGCTTCGAACGGGATATTTTGGGAATTCTTTTGCAGATAAACCCCTAAAAACGTTTATAATTatgaatgtctattttttttttttatgaaatcatATTATCATGTTCGCCTgtatataaaaactaataataaattataaattatgatcctgaacataattttttaaaaataaatttaaatattaatttataattttggtttttacCGTAAAACAGatatatgaatatttattttaatttttatggatgATATATTCAAAGTACATGTACTCTTCTTCATGGttagaaatttcaattttttcaattaaattaatatatcaaattatcaTTTAGTTTATATCAACAtacaaaattatgaaaaaaaaattgtacttctaggattaaattttttttaaaaaatataaatttatttaaagaaCCAAGGGCTAACCCAACAATAACTACCggtgattattattttaaaaaaaattatctataaataaaaaataagaaaatgtatgaatatgaaatgaataaataaagaattgtataaaataatctCAAAATCAAACTAATCGTCGGTCATCACTTGtcaataaaactttttaaaaacctaAGTTACATTGGTCGACTTGAtatttgattatgattatgTTTTGATTAGAGTTGGATTAAGAtaagatgataataaaaaaatatttataaatattttaatgttactTTGATTGTAATTCGAGTTTGATTaggattaaataataaaaaattaatataagaacACTCTACGTCTCCTCTCCTACCGTAATTTTGATCGCTTTTTTAGTGTGATTCATTGACTTTCTCTTACCGTAATTTTGATCTCTTTTTTTGTGTGATTCATCAACTTTTAAAGTAGaggtatgtttttatttatttgtcttatcctactttatgtttttctttcattgtaacaaaatatatcataaatatcaaaatcactTGATGCAAATTAACTGTACTATTATAGATCCCTCGTATGATGTGTagagtaataaaaatttgaattttcattaGAGGAATTAACTCATAAGTGATATACTACTCCTCACTCATATCCACCTATGAAGTGAGGGCGCGCTCGAAACAACAACTTAGGCATGCACACCCCTTGACAGATGCATTTTAGACAATAACTTACCCTCGATGGAAATACTGAcatatgtttataaaaaaaatatcataaattagTATTCTTAATATCTATGCTAAAGTGGGATTTGTTTgtctacttatttatttatttaaattattgttgtgtcattaaaaaaattaagcggctagggttagagcaTGAGCTATAAATTACTACTgtcaattttaaaaactaccaaaaaaaaatcatagaacaTCAGGCATTTTCCTGTAAACGTACACttgtctatttttatttttattttattatatgtatatatatttatatatatatatatattttttttttctttcatcgtaacaaaatatattataaattcataatattCAATATTATAATTGCGCAGTCGCGCCACTTATCCTCGCCTATCACAGGCCATTGGCTTGGGCAAGAAGGGGTGCACGGTTTGATTacactttattttaaaaaacaagttATATAAATTTCAGTGATGTTTTGGGTATTTTCACagaaacattgattttttttagggaCAACTGAGAATTTTATTGGGAAATTTATTATACCTCTCTTTAAATATACATATCCTACTTCCATTAGAACTCcatgatttaaattaatttaatctcTTTATGAAATTATACAagtatcatatttgttttttattgtagGGCAAGAGCTATGGCAGATTATGCGAATCTTCCGAGAGACATATTGCAAGAGATGTTAAAGTTTTTCTCATTTTCAGACTATATTCGATTTAGTGCTGTGTGTTTACGTTGGTCAGAGGTGGCAAAAGAGAGTTGTCACTCCCCTCAAAAGCAACTTTCTTCGTCGATTTTCTTTGATGCTAATTTTCAAAGGTTATTTGACCCGTTAGAGgagaaaatttatcaaatagAAATGCCTGAGTTACATGAGAGACATTGTCTTGGTTTCTCATATGGTTGGCTAATTATGTCAGATATAAATctcaatataaatttattgaaccCTTTTTCTAAAGCTCAAGTCATGTTACCTCAATTGCCTCATAATGTTTATATTTGTCGTCCAATAGGAAGActtcatcaacttatttataaaGCAGTGATATCGGCAGATCCTTCAAAAAGTTCTAACTATATAGTCGCTGCTTACTTTTTTCAttccaaattaatattttggagGCAAGGTGATTTGACATGGACTATTATAggtattgatttttcttttttgaagatATCTTATGGTACAACGGAGCATTTTATGTTGTTGGATCATATAGTCAAGTCTACCGAGTCGAGTTTGGTGTGAAGAATGAGTTAGTTAAAATTACTTCTGAAGATAATGACGGCCGGTatcgaaagaaaacatatatggTGAATTTTATGGGAGATCTACTActtatttatagaatttttcACCCCACTGATTACAATGAAGGCAACAATGCGGAGGATGATAATAATGATACAGATGATGACTTTGATCAAGACAATGGTGACAATCATGTGAGAAGTTATTACGGCAAGGGTATATATCCTATGAAATTGTTGTATACAAGGCTTTTCATGCTATTTAAGCTGGATCAAGAAGAGAATCAATTCATTGAgctaaaaaacataaatagtcatgttttgtttttggggtATAACTATGCAGTGTTAATTCCAACAACTATTATAAAGGATAAGACAAACGataatgttatttatttcaGTGACGACCATATTAATCGAGATGAAAATCGCATGTATGGAAACAGCAGCTCAGGAGTCTACAATATAAGAGACAAAAGCATCACACAATTCCCTTTGAACAACATTTACCGTCATATTTACCGCAAAGCAAAACAACCAATATTTGTAGATGTTAACCTATCTAGCCTTAGattagtttaaatttgaaataacacaaatatattTAGTAGATTTTTTTGTCAACTTTTTCATTGTCGGTTGTTTGCTTTGTATTGAAGCACAACTTATCAATTTTCAggcattattttttctttaatgggGGAACATTTatatgggaaaattatttgatgatgcttttatgatattgttgCCTTGATACCTTATCATTGCTAATTTATTGCTTTAtgaaagttaaatatttatttatttatttattctaatatAAGATGAAATGATTTCTCTATTAGCCCGTCCGACATGATAAATCTCTAAAGAATCGTTCATACCTATTGTCCTTAATAGCTCTTTTATGGTGACATTTGtcatctttgttaaaaaaaatccttcacTTCTCATTTAGTAAGAAAAAAAGTTATCAAGTTATCGCTCAAGGTGGTAaatatatcaatattttttattaatgtttttaaaataaaatttaaattagataACTTTTAATATAAcacaaaaaatttgattatgacaatttttgtataaatatgTCACTAGTCATGACAGAATATTTTAGAGttcatacatataaattttaaatattaacctctacatgattttaaattttaagggATTAATTAAACGGGCATCCCAAAACCGTCACTCCCTCACaaagtatttatttaatcatttatctAGTTATATGTTATATTTCCTTTATAAATTGGATGATGTGGCAATGGAGGAGCGACAGCTGGAGGTCAAAATAGCAGAGAAAGTCAATGAATTACAAGCAATTAGTGAGGGGGTTGTCAGCAGGACACATGGACAGTGGGATCAAGGAGTTATTGAAGCATCCAACGGATAGGAGAAGATtgggaaaagaaagaagaaagaggcgGGCCAACTCTCGTCTGGAAGGCTATCTTTGGAGGGATATAAATAGCAGTAAGGAGCCGAAGGAGTAGGGCATCGAAGAAGTGTAATCTGAGGCTCGATCCTGTGGGACTGAATTGGTTATCTTCATCTGATATTCTTCTTGTTCggatattttgtttgatttgcttGTTGTTTGTGGAATTGATGAAATGTAGTAGTTGATGATTGATTGTTTTCCAGTTTCTTAATTGATCTGGATGAGTTGATTGATAGGATCCTGGACTTGATTGTTAATGGGAATCCTATTACTCTATTTTTACTGAATTTCTTGTTGTAATTCTGTTGAATTTTGTGAGATTAATCACTGGATCTGGAAATTTGGGAACAGATCTGGAAATCTTCATTGAATTACTGTGAAATTCATAACATTATATGACTCATattatttcttatattattcGGCAAAATCATTTatcccaaaaatattttttttgaataaatccCAAAAATATTTAGTTCGAAAATATCAAATATGCGATATAGGACAGCCGATTTGATTGTCATTATGTTAAGGGACACGAGCTTATGAGTAATTCAATAGCCCATTCCGTTGGAGAAGCCCAACTGGTAAGCAAATCAAAACTTCAAACTCGCTCcacatgcaaaaacaaaatttaacaccACTAGCCACACCCGAAAAAGGGATCCGTTTGCCGACACCGCATGACATTTTGGacccaatttttaaaaataatattaatcacgAGATAAAGGTGCCGGGTAGGCCTGGGAAGTAGGGAGACACATACGAGCTTCAATCAATAGTCCATGTTATTACTACTCTCTGCTCCTTTTTATACGTCGTGGTTAACTGAATCCCACATACCAGAAAGCTtgagttatttcacaaaattttataaaaaattagttatctttccaaaattacccataatttatatcttcacatttatctctcatatttaattctaggaagaaaattgaatagagtgttaaaagtaattttggaaaaaataataaatgcttcttgatattagaaaaatgacagataaaaatgaacatggatttgtgacatataaaaagaaacggagggagtattaaTTTAGGCATGAATATCGATGACCTCTTCCCCTGACCTCACATATTATTtgctttaaataatatttatgatacTTACAATTATTgctatgttattattattattatttgataatatgGAGAAACACCGCACTTACCAAGCTTAGACCATTGCGAAGGTGGCGCTTCACTATTGTTTAATTGAAATTTGAGTCATTGTTTGAGTAAAggttaaaaagttatttattgtTAGTATTATATTATTCAGATTTATTCATTTCAGCAAAAGTCTTGTAACCAGGGGCGGAGCGATAGGGGGCATGGGGGCGGCCGCCCTTTATCACCCGGCGGTGTCCAGTGACCCCTCTGTTCTCCCTTCCCTCCGCCCTCCCTCGCCCAGTCGGGCCCCCTTTCCTCCCCCGCCCTCCTCTCCCCTTCCCCTCAGccagcttttttatttttatttttatattttataagtttatatatatatatatattataatttttatatttttttatctttatatatttttatattttcattattttctatttttttatttttatttgaataatttggtttatttatttatttttttctttctcatttattagatgcttttgttgagttttttttaaaacattttgagaaaatttgtaaaaatatgtatgattgattaatgtgcattgatttagggatttgagaaatattaaacctttgatttactaataaataattttattttaaattatggttaatttatatagaagtttaaatgaaagttattatttttaaaaaatatttaaatatcggtttattttgtattttctaaaatcttaaatgtaaataattaaaaaaattatttaaatgaatatttCCAGTggatgagaatttttttaatttaaaatattatctatattt belongs to Dioscorea cayenensis subsp. rotundata cultivar TDr96_F1 chromosome 17, TDr96_F1_v2_PseudoChromosome.rev07_lg8_w22 25.fasta, whole genome shotgun sequence and includes:
- the LOC120280469 gene encoding uncharacterized protein LOC120280469, whose protein sequence is MANWADLPADMISELTFYLKGDEYDRFRAVCKGWRERTEERAPQLILMNFAENDNTINALAFFDIVCKIVKPVSPSVFRAVQGSHYMGSSHGWLFLGRYLDGNLHVSLLDPFARKESLITLPPLGHQPQGCVAGRILVSQQPSSIQLKNHNLVVVYCSRDVNGDISSRMRFIKPVQERVWGSVWLGKPPSDILSMDGGFYVNFDGVLSLVDIENEDVLEKCLSLPGLSRELSSDPSLSLRKRRGAWVPVHNYHPSGLLVKMSYFWCNRSTRYIPVGWIASA